A part of Thermus sp. LT1-2-5 genomic DNA contains:
- the fsa gene encoding fructose-6-phosphate aldolase: MELYLDTANLEEIREIAAWGVLSGVTTNPTLVAKEFAARGERLSEEGLRHHLRAVAEAAGGPVSAEVTALEAEAMVAEGRRLAAIHPNIVVKLPTTEEGLKACKRLSAEGIRVNMTLIFSANQALLAARAGAAYVSPFLGRVDDISWDGGELLREIVEMIQVQDLPVKVIAASIRHPRHVTEAALLGADIATMPHAVFKQLLKHPLTEIGLKRFMEDWEKVKP; encoded by the coding sequence ATGGAACTTTACCTGGACACCGCCAATCTGGAGGAAATACGGGAGATTGCCGCTTGGGGGGTTCTCTCGGGGGTCACCACCAACCCCACCCTGGTGGCCAAGGAGTTTGCTGCCCGGGGAGAGCGCCTGAGCGAGGAGGGCCTAAGGCACCACCTACGCGCCGTGGCCGAGGCGGCAGGGGGCCCGGTTTCCGCCGAGGTGACGGCCTTGGAGGCTGAGGCCATGGTGGCCGAGGGCAGGCGCCTGGCCGCCATCCACCCCAACATCGTGGTGAAGCTCCCCACCACCGAGGAGGGCCTTAAGGCCTGCAAGCGCTTGTCTGCCGAGGGTATCCGGGTGAACATGACCCTCATCTTCTCCGCCAACCAGGCCCTTTTGGCGGCGAGGGCCGGGGCGGCTTACGTGAGCCCTTTTCTGGGTCGGGTAGACGACATCTCCTGGGACGGGGGGGAGCTTTTGCGGGAGATCGTGGAGATGATCCAGGTGCAGGACCTCCCCGTCAAGGTCATCGCCGCCTCTATCCGCCACCCCCGCCACGTGACGGAGGCCGCCCTTTTGGGGGCGGATATCGCCACCATGCCCCACGCCGTCTTCAAGCAGCTTTTGAAGCACCCCCTCACGGAAATCGGCCTCAAGCGCTTTATGGAGGACTGGGAGAAGGTTAAGCCATGA
- the rho gene encoding transcription termination factor Rho, translating into MRRKAEVPETPLTYQELATKILPELHLLAQEAGIENYKRMKKDQLIMALLERQTQGEGLQLVKGYLEISPDGYGFLTENLYNLESRVAIVSAGLIRQYALRSGDYIVGRVRPPRENERYGTLLKVEAVNDLDPEAAKNRPRFDELIPQFPDRQIRLETTPDELSTRVIDLLAPIGRGQRGLIVAPPKAGKTTLLKKIANAVLKNEPDIKVIVLLIDERPEEVTDFRESVQGAEVIASTFDEPPQNHIRVAEFVHERAKRIVEEGGHVMILLDSITRLARANNLVTPPTGRTLSGGLDSAALYFPKRFLGAARNIRGGGSLTILATALVETGSRMDDVIFEEFKGTGNMELHLSRRLEERRIFPAIDILKSGTRREELLLGEEVVHKMWLLRKVLADMDPAEAMEMLLARLGRTKSNKEFLASLAAR; encoded by the coding sequence ATGAGGAGAAAAGCTGAAGTCCCCGAAACCCCCCTTACCTACCAGGAGCTGGCCACCAAGATCCTGCCCGAGTTGCACCTCCTGGCCCAGGAAGCGGGGATTGAGAACTACAAGCGGATGAAGAAGGACCAGCTGATCATGGCCCTCCTGGAGCGGCAGACCCAAGGGGAGGGCCTGCAGTTGGTCAAGGGCTATCTGGAGATCAGCCCCGATGGCTACGGCTTCTTGACGGAAAACCTCTACAACCTCGAGTCCCGGGTGGCCATCGTCTCCGCCGGGCTCATCCGCCAGTACGCCCTGAGGAGCGGGGACTACATCGTGGGCCGGGTGCGGCCGCCGCGGGAGAACGAGCGCTACGGCACCCTGCTCAAGGTGGAGGCGGTGAACGACCTGGACCCCGAGGCCGCCAAGAACCGCCCCCGCTTTGACGAGCTCATCCCCCAGTTCCCCGACCGGCAGATCCGGCTGGAAACCACCCCGGATGAGCTTTCCACCCGGGTGATCGATCTCCTCGCCCCCATCGGCCGGGGCCAAAGGGGTCTCATCGTGGCCCCCCCCAAGGCGGGGAAGACCACCCTCCTCAAGAAGATCGCCAACGCCGTTCTCAAGAACGAGCCCGACATCAAGGTCATCGTCCTCCTCATTGACGAGCGCCCGGAGGAGGTCACGGACTTCCGGGAAAGCGTCCAGGGGGCCGAGGTCATCGCCAGCACCTTTGACGAGCCGCCCCAGAACCACATCCGCGTGGCGGAGTTCGTCCACGAGCGGGCCAAGCGCATCGTGGAGGAGGGGGGGCATGTGATGATCCTCCTGGACTCCATCACCCGCCTGGCCCGGGCCAACAACCTGGTGACCCCGCCCACGGGGCGGACGCTTTCGGGCGGCTTGGACTCCGCCGCCCTTTACTTCCCCAAGCGCTTCTTGGGGGCGGCGCGGAACATCCGGGGTGGGGGAAGCCTCACGATTTTGGCCACCGCCTTGGTGGAGACGGGAAGCCGGATGGACGACGTGATCTTTGAGGAGTTCAAGGGCACCGGCAACATGGAGCTCCACCTCTCCCGCCGCCTGGAGGAGCGCCGCATCTTCCCGGCCATAGACATCCTGAAGTCGGGGACGAGGCGGGAGGAGCTCCTTCTGGGCGAGGAGGTGGTGCACAAGATGTGGCTTTTGCGCAAGGTCCTGGCGGACATGGACCCCGCCGAGGCCATGGAGATGCTCCTCGCCCGCTTGGGGCGCACCAAGAGCAACAAGGAGTTCTTGGCTTCCCTGGCGGCCCGTTAA
- a CDS encoding peptidoglycan DD-metalloendopeptidase family protein, translating into MALSFKPLSPIPLPEAQVEVGPSVRKGWVVYTVRPGDTLVGLASRYGVDPRHIMWSSGLKDHRLQVGERLLIPLVGEEERPPRVPPGVEVYRVRPGDTLAAIASRYGVSVLDLVSANPSLESLDRLVAGSTLYIPKGTKGLLLTLEEGQTLVDLASRFGLSPVRVAKANGVDNPAELKPGDLVLLPGIQAKTTYQTLLAKQEAERKARLEAERRRQEELRRLAEERRRQQALAQAQARRQQAQAARPQVRRVSYQEGGMRWPLAGGFRITTYFGQRGVFQRYHTGIDLAAPYGTPILAAKSGQVEVAGWSSVGYGFHVVLDHGGGVETLYAHMSRIAVRPGAWVEAGEVIGYVGSTGWSTGPHLHFEVRVGGVARNPLSYLP; encoded by the coding sequence TTGGCTCTTTCCTTCAAGCCCCTTAGCCCCATTCCCCTGCCCGAGGCCCAGGTGGAGGTGGGCCCTTCGGTGCGGAAGGGATGGGTGGTGTATACGGTGCGCCCTGGGGACACCTTGGTGGGCCTCGCCAGCCGCTATGGCGTGGACCCCCGGCACATCATGTGGTCTAGCGGTCTTAAGGATCACAGGCTCCAGGTGGGAGAGCGGCTCCTCATACCTCTGGTGGGAGAGGAGGAGAGGCCGCCCAGGGTGCCTCCGGGGGTGGAGGTGTACCGGGTGCGCCCGGGGGACACCTTGGCGGCCATCGCCAGCCGCTATGGCGTGAGCGTCTTGGACCTGGTTTCCGCCAACCCCTCCTTGGAAAGCTTGGACCGCCTGGTGGCGGGGAGCACCCTGTATATCCCCAAGGGTACCAAGGGACTTCTCCTGACCTTGGAGGAAGGGCAGACCTTGGTGGATCTGGCGAGCCGATTTGGCCTTTCCCCGGTGCGGGTGGCTAAGGCCAACGGGGTGGACAACCCAGCGGAGCTAAAGCCGGGGGACCTGGTCCTCCTGCCCGGAATTCAGGCTAAGACCACTTATCAGACCCTCCTGGCCAAGCAGGAAGCGGAGCGGAAGGCTCGCCTCGAGGCGGAACGGCGCCGCCAAGAAGAGCTCAGGCGCCTGGCGGAGGAGCGCAGGAGGCAGCAGGCTTTGGCCCAGGCCCAGGCACGGCGGCAGCAGGCCCAAGCGGCCAGGCCCCAGGTGCGCCGGGTGAGCTACCAGGAGGGGGGAATGCGATGGCCTTTGGCCGGGGGGTTCCGCATTACCACCTACTTCGGCCAGCGGGGGGTCTTCCAGCGCTACCACACCGGCATAGATCTGGCAGCCCCTTACGGCACCCCTATCTTGGCCGCCAAGAGCGGCCAGGTGGAGGTGGCGGGTTGGAGCTCCGTGGGCTACGGCTTCCACGTGGTCTTGGACCACGGGGGCGGGGTGGAAACCCTCTACGCCCACATGTCCCGCATCGCCGTGCGGCCCGGAGCGTGGGTGGAGGCGGGGGAGGTGATCGGCTACGTGGGCTCCACGGGCTGGTCCACCGGGCCCCACCTGCACTTTGAGGTGCGGGTGGGCGGGGTGGCGCGTAACCCCTTGAGCTACCTGCCTTAG
- the pdxS gene encoding pyridoxal 5'-phosphate synthase lyase subunit PdxS encodes MEKGTFQIKTGFAEMFKGGVIMDVTTPEQAVIAEEAGAVAVMALERVPADIRAQGGVARMSDPKVIKEIMAAVSIPVMAKVRIGHFVEAMILEAIGVDFIDESEVLTPADEEHHIDKWKFKVPFVNGARDLGEALRRIAEGAAMIRTKGEAGTGNVVEAVRHARTMWKQIRYVQSLREDELMAYAKEIGAPLELVRWVHEHGRLPVVNFAAGGIATPADAALMMHLGMDGVFVGSGIFKSGDPKKRARAIVRAVTHYNDPEVLAEVSEDLGEPMVGINLDQLKEEERLAKRGW; translated from the coding sequence ATGGAGAAGGGAACCTTCCAGATCAAGACGGGCTTCGCCGAGATGTTCAAGGGCGGGGTGATCATGGACGTGACCACTCCGGAGCAGGCGGTGATCGCCGAGGAAGCGGGGGCGGTGGCGGTGATGGCCCTAGAGCGGGTCCCTGCCGACATCCGCGCCCAGGGGGGCGTGGCCCGCATGTCCGACCCCAAGGTCATCAAGGAGATCATGGCTGCGGTGTCCATCCCCGTGATGGCCAAGGTGCGCATCGGCCACTTCGTGGAGGCCATGATCCTCGAGGCCATTGGGGTGGACTTCATCGACGAGTCCGAGGTCCTCACCCCTGCGGACGAGGAACACCACATCGACAAGTGGAAGTTCAAGGTGCCCTTCGTGAACGGGGCCCGGGATTTGGGGGAGGCGCTTCGCCGCATCGCCGAAGGAGCGGCCATGATCCGCACCAAGGGGGAGGCGGGCACGGGCAACGTGGTGGAGGCGGTGCGCCACGCCCGCACCATGTGGAAGCAGATCCGTTACGTCCAGTCCCTGCGGGAGGACGAGCTCATGGCCTACGCCAAGGAGATCGGGGCGCCTTTGGAGCTCGTGCGTTGGGTGCACGAGCACGGCCGGCTGCCCGTGGTGAACTTCGCCGCAGGCGGCATCGCCACCCCCGCCGACGCCGCGCTCATGATGCACCTAGGGATGGACGGGGTCTTCGTGGGGAGCGGCATCTTCAAGTCCGGAGACCCCAAGAAGCGGGCCCGGGCCATCGTGCGGGCGGTGACCCACTACAACGACCCCGAGGTCCTGGCGGAGGTGAGTGAGGACCTGGGCGAGCCCATGGTGGGCATCAACCTGGACCAGCTCAAAGAAGAGGAGCGCCTGGCTAAGAGGGGGTGGTAA
- a CDS encoding metalloregulator ArsR/SmtB family transcription factor — MAEAVCGVYEIHPERVELARAALPGEEVLREASLLLKALSDPTRMRLLLALKAAGELCVCDLALLAGVSVSAVSHQLRLLRQARLVAFRREGKQVYYRLQDEHVAGLLEEALAHAVENT; from the coding sequence GTGGCGGAGGCGGTGTGCGGGGTCTATGAGATCCACCCGGAACGGGTGGAGCTGGCCCGCGCCGCCCTGCCCGGGGAGGAGGTGTTGCGGGAGGCTTCCCTCCTCCTCAAGGCCCTTTCCGACCCCACCCGCATGCGCCTTCTCCTCGCCTTGAAGGCGGCGGGGGAGCTTTGCGTGTGCGACCTGGCCCTTTTGGCGGGGGTGTCGGTTTCGGCGGTGAGCCACCAGCTTAGGCTTTTGCGCCAGGCCCGCCTGGTGGCCTTCCGCCGTGAGGGGAAGCAGGTCTACTACCGCCTCCAGGACGAGCACGTGGCGGGCCTTTTGGAGGAGGCCTTGGCCCACGCAGTAGAAAACACTTGA
- a CDS encoding cation-translocating P-type ATPase — MEAPRVHIFRVEGMDCADCARKVEGALREVPGVVQAQVSFASGKAYLHLATPEAAEVARRRVEALGYRLRPQGEALSRLPGPWPWALASGGLLLLAFLLAPVWGSWPYTLSALVGLGPLLRRALASFRQNPFSIQALVSLATLGALAIGAEAEAAAVVFLFLVGEVLEAQALGQARRALFTLGSLLPKRALRLAQGGLEEVPLEALKVGDRVRVPPGERVPADGVVREGRAFLEEAAFTGEPLPREAASGDLVYGGSLVREGSLVVEVLRSPGEGFLKEMERLAEEALLRKSQVERFMDAFARRYTPLVLTLALFVGLVLPLFQGDFLGHLYRALALLLIACPCALVVSVPAAIAAGVARGARRGVLFKSGAALEALARVRHLALDKTGTLTWGRPRLVRVVAFGVGEEEALALAKAVAEGSGHPLAKAVREAEGPKALPAQGHRAEPGLGAFAWVEGREVGLVRPEAVALSPEVEGAVRALSQEGYSLSLLVEGARPLALLAFQDTPREEAQAALAALRALGLRLHLLTGDRAEAALALGKALGLRPEEIRPGLSPLEKLRAVEALAQEGGVAMGGDGVNDAPALARATVGLAVAEGTEAAMKAADVGLLSLSALPLAFRLSRRTLAVVRQNVFLALGLKGLFLLTSTLGLTGLWPAVLADSGALLLVTLNSLRLLADRLDRPLP, encoded by the coding sequence ATGGAGGCTCCCAGGGTACACATTTTCCGCGTGGAGGGTATGGACTGCGCTGACTGCGCCCGCAAGGTGGAAGGCGCCTTACGGGAGGTGCCCGGGGTGGTCCAGGCCCAGGTGAGCTTTGCCAGCGGCAAGGCCTACCTGCACCTGGCGACGCCCGAGGCGGCGGAAGTGGCTAGAAGGCGGGTGGAGGCCTTGGGCTACCGCCTGCGCCCACAGGGAGAGGCGCTTTCCCGCCTACCGGGGCCCTGGCCTTGGGCCTTGGCCTCGGGGGGGCTTTTGCTCCTCGCCTTCCTTCTTGCCCCGGTCTGGGGTTCTTGGCCTTACACCCTAAGCGCCTTGGTGGGCCTGGGGCCCCTTTTGCGGCGGGCCCTCGCCTCCTTCCGCCAGAACCCCTTTAGCATCCAGGCCTTGGTGAGCCTGGCCACCCTGGGGGCCTTGGCCATAGGGGCGGAGGCGGAAGCGGCGGCGGTGGTCTTCCTCTTTTTGGTGGGGGAGGTCCTCGAGGCCCAGGCCCTGGGCCAGGCGCGACGGGCCCTTTTCACCCTGGGAAGCCTCTTGCCCAAACGGGCTCTGCGCCTGGCCCAGGGGGGCTTGGAGGAGGTGCCCCTGGAGGCCCTTAAGGTGGGGGACCGGGTGCGGGTGCCCCCTGGGGAGCGGGTGCCCGCGGACGGGGTAGTCCGGGAAGGGCGGGCCTTCCTCGAGGAGGCGGCCTTCACCGGGGAGCCCTTGCCCCGGGAGGCGGCTTCTGGGGACCTGGTCTACGGGGGAAGCCTAGTGCGGGAGGGGAGCCTGGTGGTGGAGGTGCTCCGCTCCCCCGGGGAGGGCTTCTTGAAGGAGATGGAGCGCCTGGCGGAGGAGGCTCTCCTCCGGAAAAGCCAGGTGGAGCGCTTCATGGACGCCTTCGCCCGCCGCTATACCCCCTTGGTCCTCACCCTCGCCCTTTTTGTGGGGCTTGTCCTACCCCTTTTCCAAGGGGACTTCCTGGGCCACCTCTACCGGGCCCTGGCCCTCCTCCTCATTGCCTGCCCCTGCGCCTTGGTGGTGTCCGTGCCGGCGGCCATCGCCGCTGGGGTGGCCCGGGGAGCCAGGAGGGGAGTGCTTTTTAAAAGTGGGGCGGCTTTGGAGGCGCTTGCGCGGGTACGGCACCTGGCCCTGGACAAGACCGGAACCCTCACCTGGGGCAGGCCACGCCTGGTTCGGGTGGTGGCCTTTGGGGTGGGGGAGGAGGAGGCCTTGGCTTTGGCCAAGGCGGTGGCCGAGGGCTCGGGGCATCCCTTGGCCAAGGCGGTGCGGGAGGCAGAAGGGCCGAAGGCGCTCCCGGCCCAAGGCCACCGGGCCGAGCCGGGCCTGGGGGCCTTCGCCTGGGTGGAGGGAAGGGAGGTAGGCCTGGTGCGGCCGGAGGCCGTGGCCCTTTCCCCGGAGGTGGAGGGGGCGGTGCGGGCCCTTTCCCAAGAAGGCTATAGCCTTTCCCTCCTGGTGGAGGGGGCTAGGCCCCTTGCCCTTCTCGCCTTCCAAGACACCCCTAGGGAGGAGGCGCAAGCGGCCTTGGCGGCATTGCGCGCCTTGGGGCTTAGGCTCCACCTCCTCACCGGGGACCGGGCGGAGGCGGCCTTGGCCCTGGGAAAGGCCCTGGGGCTAAGGCCCGAGGAGATCCGTCCGGGGCTTTCCCCCTTAGAAAAGCTCCGAGCGGTGGAGGCGCTAGCCCAGGAGGGGGGCGTGGCCATGGGGGGGGATGGGGTGAACGATGCTCCCGCCCTGGCCCGGGCCACCGTGGGCCTGGCGGTGGCGGAGGGGACGGAGGCGGCCATGAAGGCGGCCGACGTGGGGCTTCTTTCCCTCTCCGCCTTGCCCCTGGCCTTCCGCCTCAGCCGCCGGACGCTGGCTGTGGTGCGGCAGAACGTCTTTTTGGCCCTGGGGCTTAAGGGCCTTTTCCTCCTTACCTCCACCTTGGGCCTAACTGGGCTCTGGCCTGCGGTGCTGGCGGATAGCGGGGCCCTGCTCCTAGTGACCCTGAATAGCCTCCGCCTCCTGGCGGACCGCCTTGACAGGCCCCTGCCTTAG
- the pdxT gene encoding pyridoxal 5'-phosphate synthase glutaminase subunit PdxT: protein MRGVVGVLALQGDFREHKEALKPLGLEAKEVRKPEHLQGLKGLIVPGGESTTIGKLAREYGIEEAVRKRVEEGSLALFGTCAGAIWLAKEILGYPEQPRLGVLHVAVERNAFGRQVESFEEDLQVKGFTEPFRGVFIRAPVFRRLGEGVEVLAELNGLPVLVRQGKILASAFHPELTQDLRVHRYFLELAGL, encoded by the coding sequence ATGAGGGGCGTGGTTGGCGTACTGGCGCTACAAGGGGATTTTCGCGAGCACAAGGAGGCCCTAAAACCGCTTGGCCTCGAGGCCAAGGAGGTGCGGAAGCCCGAGCACCTTCAGGGCTTAAAGGGCCTCATCGTCCCTGGGGGGGAGTCCACCACCATCGGTAAGCTGGCCCGGGAGTACGGGATAGAAGAGGCGGTACGTAAGCGGGTAGAGGAGGGCTCCTTGGCCCTTTTTGGCACCTGCGCCGGGGCCATCTGGCTGGCCAAGGAGATCCTGGGCTACCCAGAGCAGCCCCGCCTGGGGGTGCTCCACGTGGCGGTGGAGCGCAACGCCTTTGGCCGCCAGGTGGAGAGCTTTGAGGAAGACCTTCAGGTCAAGGGCTTTACCGAGCCCTTTCGCGGGGTCTTCATCCGCGCCCCCGTGTTCCGCCGGCTAGGGGAAGGGGTGGAGGTGCTGGCGGAGCTCAACGGCCTCCCGGTCTTGGTACGCCAGGGGAAAATCCTGGCCAGCGCCTTCCACCCCGAACTCACCCAGGACCTACGGGTTCACCGTTACTTCCTGGAGCTCGCTGGCCTTTAA
- the asnS gene encoding asparagine--tRNA ligase, translating into MRVFIDEIAQHSGQEVELRGWLYQKRSKGKIHFLVLRDGTGFLQATVVKGEVPEEVFAQADRLPQETALKVYGLVREDPRAPGGYELAVRGIEVVSLPQGEYPIGPKEHGIDFLMDHRHLWLRHRRPFAVMRIRDELERAIHDFFGQRGFLRFDAPILTPSAVEGTTELFEVELFDGEKAYLSQSGQLYAEAGALAYAKVYTFGPTFRAERSKTRRHLLEFWMVEPEVAFMTHEENMALQEELVSYLVARVLDRRARELEMLGRDPKALEPAAQGNYPRLSYKEAVALVNRLHQEDPEVPPLPYGEDFGAPHETALSRQFDRPVFVERYPARIKAFYMQPDPEDPELVLNDDLLAPEGYGEIIGGSQRIHDLELLRRKIQEFGLPEEVYGWYLDLRRFGSVPHAGFGLGLERTVAWICGLAHVREAIPFPRMYTRMWP; encoded by the coding sequence GGAAGTGGAGCTACGGGGCTGGCTCTACCAGAAGCGTTCCAAGGGTAAGATTCACTTCCTCGTCCTCCGGGACGGTACCGGCTTCCTCCAGGCCACGGTGGTCAAAGGGGAGGTGCCGGAGGAGGTCTTCGCCCAAGCGGACCGCCTGCCCCAGGAAACCGCCCTAAAGGTCTATGGCCTGGTGCGGGAAGACCCCAGGGCGCCCGGGGGCTACGAGCTTGCGGTGAGGGGCATAGAGGTGGTGAGCCTACCCCAAGGGGAGTACCCCATCGGCCCTAAGGAGCACGGCATCGATTTCCTCATGGACCACCGCCACCTCTGGCTTCGCCACCGCCGCCCCTTCGCCGTGATGCGCATCCGGGACGAGCTGGAGCGGGCCATCCACGACTTCTTTGGCCAACGGGGGTTCCTGCGCTTCGACGCCCCCATCCTCACCCCAAGCGCCGTGGAGGGCACCACGGAGCTCTTTGAGGTGGAGCTCTTTGACGGGGAAAAAGCGTACCTCTCCCAATCTGGCCAGCTCTACGCCGAGGCCGGGGCCTTGGCCTACGCCAAGGTCTACACCTTCGGCCCCACCTTCCGCGCCGAGCGCTCCAAGACCCGGCGCCACCTTTTGGAGTTCTGGATGGTGGAGCCCGAGGTGGCCTTCATGACCCACGAGGAGAACATGGCCCTGCAGGAGGAGCTGGTGAGCTACCTGGTGGCCCGGGTGCTGGACCGCCGCGCCCGGGAGCTCGAAATGCTCGGCCGCGACCCCAAGGCCCTAGAGCCCGCCGCCCAAGGGAACTATCCCCGCCTCAGCTACAAGGAGGCGGTGGCCCTGGTGAACCGCTTGCACCAGGAGGACCCGGAGGTGCCCCCCCTGCCCTACGGCGAGGACTTCGGCGCCCCTCACGAGACCGCCCTCAGCCGCCAGTTTGACCGCCCCGTCTTCGTGGAGCGCTATCCCGCCCGCATCAAGGCCTTTTATATGCAACCGGACCCCGAGGACCCCGAGCTCGTCCTGAACGACGACCTCCTAGCCCCCGAGGGCTATGGGGAGATCATCGGGGGAAGCCAAAGGATCCACGACCTGGAACTCCTGAGGCGGAAGATCCAGGAGTTCGGCCTCCCCGAGGAGGTCTACGGGTGGTACCTGGACCTCCGCCGCTTCGGCAGCGTGCCCCATGCGGGCTTTGGGCTTGGCCTGGAGCGCACCGTGGCCTGGATTTGCGGCCTGGCCCATGTGCGGGAAGCCATTCCCTTCCCCCGCATGTACACCCGCATGTGGCCTTAA